gagtatatacggtagtttgaAAATGCCTTGTCCAACAATTAACAAGACTGAGGTAAGATTTCATAAAGAAAAGACAAGTATCAAATGCAAGTTTTAGTTTATTAGTAGTAGCAAAGGTGGTTAATAAAACCCTAAAGTGCGTTAGTCTCGTTAGTAAACGTTAAAATACTTTTCAAAACTTTTAAAGTTAAAACTGGATTTTCCCAGGTATTTCAAAAACCTTCACCTTGCAGGAAACCCCTCCCGATCTTGAATCAACTACAAACATGCATTTACATCGAAACAATCCATAGTTGACAAAAGAATATGGACCAGATCTGTAAAGTGCATCTGAATAACATTAATGTCACATATGCTGATTTACCATAATGACAAAAGTTGAGAGACATTCGAAATTTCAGGATTTCTTTAAGCTAACTTAAGGCCTGCTTGCATAGCAATTGCTTTGTTCCAAAAATGAGGCAGAGAATATCCATGCATATTGGAAACTAATGCGTGAAAACGAGTCGCAGAGTTGGTACAGgtgagtaaaaaggtaaaggtttcccctgacattaagtccagacgtgtttgactctgggtgttggtgctcatctcacatttgcatgtgaggGGAACattcatataaaaataatgtctACATATAAAgttctatacggttctggcccagcttacttgtgcctctacgtcccatcccgcaacctaagatcatccggggaggccctgctgctGCTTCCGTCAACTTCGcaaatgcgtttggcggggacgagagacagggccttctcggttgtggcccccctgcctatggaatgcactcccaaatgaaataagatcgactccatccctcctggccttcagaaaaaaatttaaatcgtggttttgggaccaggccttcgggcagcagACGTAATTTGCACCATAATGGATaatggacattgactggaatggagTTGTGGCAGATGACATTGTGACTGTGGTTTATTGTTTaaattaattggttttaatgacAGTTTTATATTTGATTGTGTGATAGTGTTGTAATTGATGTATCGGTCCTGTACCATtactaatgtaagccgtcctgagcccCCCTTCGGGGATAGAGAAGAAACGGGGtataaatgccagaaataaataaataaaataataataataataataataatacagaaatacaggtacatggaaatcCCTAGATATCCATATGTATATAAGATTTGCAAAGACCTGTGaacatgtgaggggaaagtcATATATAaaatttatgtatatagataagaCTGTGAGCAGTacagagtccccttcagggttgagaagggtagtatataaatactacaaataaataaataagataaataaataaataagataaatacaGATAATATATaggtagggttgttgtaggtttttcaggctatatggccatgttctagaagcattctctcctgacgtttcgcctgcatctatggcaagcatcctcagtatgcttgccatagatgcaggcgaaatgtcaggagagaatgcttctagaacatggccatacagcccgaaaaaacctacaacaacccagtgattccagccatgaatttTCAGGGATCttcctgacttgcaagggcttctttccccctcctttccctttttcaaaacattccagcctgggaggagaagcagagcagaagcagaaaagaaaacacacttttAAAGGAGGGGGagatgagagagaaatatatatgtTCCAAGCAATGGCTTCCAGGGAGGCTTTTTCAGACcataaaaaggtctgaaaaattcGGATTATCTTTGAGTATATACGGCAAATGTAATTTTTAATCAATTTTGGTCAAACTTGATAGTCAGACTTTGGCTGACAGCCTCAACTGTTTTGTAAAACAGTTGGTTTTGGTCTATTCTTTTATGGAACTGGATTGCTTGTTCCTGGATGAAagagggctggactgggtggactttgtggttgttttttttaattatatgatAAATATGGAACAATTTTTATGGAATTTTTATGGAATAGCATTGTAGCTGCTATTGGTCAATCTTTAGTTTCACTTAAATTTCAGTGAGAGCATCCCTTATATCAATATTAACCCAAGCAATGCTGGATAATTTTCCTAATTTTGGTTGGATAAATTGCCTTAATTGTTCTGACTTCAACCTAACATCAGTTTATTTCCAGGCATTATTACAAATACAGTAGTTGagattcagcctgtgtgtgaatctgagcctgaatctctgattgtattgcctattgttgatgccaatgtagatgctAATGTTGATGTTAATGTCATTGGGCCAagtttggatagtgaggctgaagtAATCAATGAGGACGAGGCTCAAGATAgagacactttgggcagtaaaaatcctacaggcattgatttagaggcttcaagggaaaagccaaattctcatgagaaactttCTGTCAGACtgagagaagaaaattcactcccttttcctcctggcccaagcttgcaagataacttgacacctggtCAGGTCAATGATAACAGCCGCAGCTTGGAGTTAAGCCAGAACCGCAGAGAAGctcaatgtttacgtagatccaagagaatccgacaactgaaaccaaaggttagagttagccggaatcactgggatttAAGAGTGCCCATGAGGGGGATTTCCTCAGACTAAACATAGTTTAGTATCAGTAACAAAGctcctgggttttccagtttccagtggtctggtctctaagggaatttctggcttcGAGTGAGATTAGCAAGGgctaatctgttcatggatttctattgagtTTTCTAgacattactgctttggattttctgcaagctttctggacattgctgtttcattttggcttttttatCTTTGGACTtaaatctattttatattcatcattcaataaaaaggattctatttttcctaaaccaaggtgtggtgtattaaTGACAAAGGGGCCCTGTTTCCTGCTCTGGAGCGCAACAAGAGTGGCCTTTACTATCTATACCACAAGTAGCTTTAGGATCAGGGCAGCAATAGCACATTAACAAACGCATGGGAAAGCGACGTCCTAAGAGATGTTCATACTAAAACATAAGCCCAAGTCCCCCCTCCCAAGTCTATCCCTTTGAAGAATTCATACATAATTATGTGCTAAACGGTGCCTGATACTTATGCTACTATTTATCTGCAAAAGTAACTTCCTAGAAAGGTTAATTCTGCTcctgcctttatttatttgtgcTTCCGATGTGGAGAGGGACGATGATGCTCGCCCATTTATGAATCACAGGGATAAACAGCGCCAGGGATCCAATGATCGAAACCAGAAGGAACGTCCATAAGAAGACGCGATCCAGCACTTGCGCTGTAAATTTCCAGTCCTCAACCACCTGGAGAgagaacagcagagagaaaagtcAGACTCTTTCCTTCATTATGTTCAGATTTCTaactatatacagtagagtctcgcttatccaaccttcgctcatccaacgtcctgtattatccaacgcagtccaggttgggagaaagaaagaacccgtCTCTGTTTTGGGCCTACATTCGTAAATACAGCCATTAcaacataatgttaccgtgtattgaactgctttttctgtcgatttgttgtcaaacatgatgttttggtgcttaacagcccaaaaaactcacagaaactcaGTTGTCTCTGTTCTGCTTCCAGGTACGTAGATCATaacataatttatattatatatttatatataatatatattatgtaaatatatattatatttacattataagctgttccagtgtgccttcccagaataaggaaaattcccagcaatatgccctcagaatgcactttactactggtttaggattgactgcactccctcatctctctttgaaaaccctataccagatatatcatacgttgttcatgcccagcgtttatttttcaattttaaactattacatttggcctggccataggtttttaaatccttgtgtgttactgtttattggttattgtttatatgtaatttatattaattgtattgtgtttattgtttttgtttattgcttttgtttattgatgtactgttggcttggcctcacgtaagccattcaagtcccttggggagatagtggcggggaataaagttattattattattatttatttatttattataaatagctgtacccgccacacgttgctgtggccaaccttccctccctcttcctctcctttctttctctcctttcttccatttttttctttccttcgctccttccttgcttctctacctctgtccttccttcccctcccttttcctttctctcctttcttccttctctaccattcctggattgtaactcccagcagccctcccGATTGGTCTATTTACcaactatctatctctatctaatgatatatcttatctatctggaggattgctgggagttgcagtccaggaagagaaaacaggaaatatgtacggattgggatgctctcaaagaaatccaaggagaagcaagcctGTAGCGTTGAAGCAGTGTATTTGGAGCATCCTcgtcccctaaagggcctggtctaggggatgttgggagctgtcgttttcgCGCATGCGCTaaattgtcatttagcttttgggattttttaaagtcctttccactgttttttgggaagggtttatgagtgatggtcactcgttggtctgttagggatgTAGTgaccaaatttcgtgtcaattcgttcagtggtttttgagttatgttaatcccacaaacgaacattacatttttatttatatagattatatattttatattacatgtaatattattaataatattacagtgtaatggtatagtacaatatagtaatatataatactgatattgttctatgctaagaatataatatattgtgtgtgtgcatatatatatagatatatgatattatatatatatatatatatatatatatatatataatataaaatattgtatgtaatatataccttgtaagccgctctgaatccccttcggggcgaaaagggcagcatataaatgtcataaataaataaataggcttttccttaatcccgccttatgatccaacatttttgcttatccaacattccgccagcctgtttatgttagaaaagcaagactctactgtattcatcAGACTAAGCCAAATGTTAACAACAGaactatgtaaaggtaaaggtttcccctgacatgaagtctagttttgtccgactctgggggtggtgtgcACCTCCAATGGCTTTGCCACCAATGGaccaaaaatattcatttttttctagaCTTTGGAAGaaaaagctcatttggaaaggcGCCCGTTTTTGGGAGAGGTGCTCGAAAACAAAAATGGGGCCTTACGAATGAAACAAACCAGAATGGGTAGTGACTctgtacaaatgcacaagactaataaataatgaacaccactcagaaacaggagaactccagacaaaagcaatcaagggccagttaacacctccctaACAcaagatgcctccaggcaacaaagaccaggccacctctatgcagatacccccactgattgactttgcaaacttcagggCTACTCAAAtgttaattcaagcttgctaactgaaacattcacacttggttgttgtaggtttttcaggctatatggccatgttctagaagcattctctcctgatgtttcacctgcatctatagcaagcatccacagaggttgtgagacaaGCAACCTCTgacaatgcttgccatagatgcaggcgaaacatcagaagagaatgcttctagaacatggccatagaatcgtagaatcaaagagttggaagagacctcatgggccatccagtccaaccccattctgccaagaagcaggaatattgcattcaaatcacccctgacagatggccatccagcctctgcttaaaagcttccaaagaaggagcctccaccacactccggggcagagagttccgctgctgaatggctctcacagtcaggaacttctttctcatgttcagatggaatctcctctcttgtagtttgaagccgttgttccacgtcctagtctccagggaagcagaaaacaagcttgctccctcctccctgtggcttcctctcacatatttatacatggctatcatatcccctctcagccttctcttcttcaggctaaacatgcccagctccttaagccgctcctcatagggcttgttctccagaccctttatcattttagtcgctctcctctggacatattccagcttgtcaatatctctcttcaattgtggtgcccagtattggacacaatattccaggtgtggtctaaccaaggcggaatagaggggtagcatgacttccctagatctagacactatgctcctattgatgcaggccaaaatctcattggctttttttgccgccacatcacattgttggctcatgtttaacttgttgtccatgaggactccaagatctttttcacacgtactgctctcaagccaggcacgcccccattctgtatctttgcattttgcttttcctgccaaagtggagtatcctgcatttgtcactgttgaacttcattttgttagctttggcccatatAGCAGGAAAAACCtaaagtgattccagccatgaaagcctttgacaatacattattcacacttgctttaaatttGTCCCCCCCTCATGGGAAAGCCTGCTTCCACAACCCCCCCTATAATTGAGCTCTCCTCCACAAATTACCTGCTTCTCATCTTTATCttgcccgagtttttaattagttttaatcagtttgtcttttaatcattacatgtaaccCACCCATCATTATTGTgtctgtgcttattgtaattttttacattgttatgtatggatatattttatgttaatatgatgctattgtgtattttttgcgttttcggtttgtgctttggttttttctttattgtaattattgtttggacttggcctcatgtaagccgctccgagtccccattggggagatggtggcagggtataaataaagatattattattattattattattattattattattattattattcaagggttctttctcccaccctggacattccatgggTATATATACACTCCTCTTGCTTCACTGCCAATATATCCTCTGCacatgccattagccacagatgcaggctaaacggcaggagagaatgttgctggaacatggccagacagcccaaaaaactcacagaaacccagttgTCTCTGCTCTGCTTCCAGGTACGTAGATCTGAATACATCACGGCCAATACACACACCTCACGTACTTCATTCTCCTTGGCGATGTGCCTCGTAATGTATCGGATAGAGGTGAGAGCAGCTTCCAAGGTGTTCCTCGAGGACGGAGACCCATTACCGCTACAATTCCTCTCCTCCTCGTCCTCTGGAGAACAGTATCTGTCGACGTGGCTCCGCATGCAAAGCAGCTTGGGGAGTTTGTGCAGAAAGATCCTGCGGACCCACGGCGCCATGGCGCTGTGCGTGGAGGAAGAGCGGTGATGGACATTGATGGCGAAGACGGTGATGACAATGGACAGGGTCACAAAGATCATCGTAAACACCAAATACTCGCCGATCAGAGGTATGACTTTGGACGACGACGGTATGATTTCCTCGATGACGAGAAGGAAGACGGTCAAAGAGACCAGGACGGAGGTGCAGAGAGAGATCTTCTCCCCTTCGTAGGAGGGAAGGTAGAAGACGAGGATGGTCAAGAAGGACAGCCCAATGCATGGTATAATGAGGAACAGCGTGTAAAAGAGAGGCAAGCGCCTAATGATAAACGAGTAGGTGATGAACGGATACCAGCAGCATCCATCGGTTCTATTCCCCCGAATGCCAGTCGCCGCGACTATTTCCCATTCTCCGTTATCAAAGAAATCCCTTTTGTCGACTTCTTCATCCACCAGAATTATATCAACCTGGGAGCCGTCGTAGGTCCAGGAGCCAAATTTCATGGAGCAGTTTTGGAGATCAAATGGAAAATAAGTCACATCGATGGTGCAGGAACTTTTGTAATTCGCTGGCGGAGTCCAAGAGATCGTGCCGTCGTGTCTCACCACGGTTTTTGTAGAGGTTCCTTCAAAACGGCCGTCTGCACTGAAAGAAAAAGTTACCAAAAATGTAGCGGGATGTTTCCAACAAATGACATACACTAGGAGCttgctctttattattattattattattattattattattattattattattactattattatttgtgatTGAATCCTGCAAACAACAATACTACCCACTTCCATTTtcctgacaaataataataataataataataataataataataaatcccatcctcagctgctgcaagaagatcgcgcagacagactacaagcagaggcacaacactgttgctcagatgattcattggaacttgtgccacaaacaccatcggcctgcgacaaagaactggtgggatcacaagccgaatAAAGTTATAGAgtatgaacacgccaaactcctctgggatttccagattcagacagacagagttttggagcacaacactcctgacctcacggtcgcattaaaaaaacaaagtatggatcgtagatgttgcaatcccaggtgacagcaggattgcagagaaacaactagaaaagctgacatgagatgaggatttaaaaatcaaactgcaaagactctggcacaaatcagtcaaggtggtcccagtggtgatcagcacactgggtgcagtgcctaaagaccttggcctgcacttaaacacaattggcgctgacaaataataataattatcatctatttatttatttatttatttataccccgccaccatttccccaatggggactcggagcggcttacttggggccaagcccggacaacatattacatcaaaataaaaccaaaacataaacaacaacgaacatcatcaaaattacattaaaaaaaacacatatgaatacaataacaaatttacattacaataaacacagtcacagtaacagtgggcgggccgcatgtacaggataaaatattgaaaactctaatgagataaaaataggagtacgttatttgcagggaactcataaaaacacaccgggttgtgaaactaaacttcccattagaaggtatgtactccagtgacagaagcattggggggggggggggggggagcaatagtgtcatgCTGTGTACCTTACTCACCAAATgagcagcagaagagccaggttttaaggttctttttaaacgtttctagtgtaggggctttcctgatctctccaggtaaagtgttccagagtcggggagccacagaggaaaaggctctctcccttgtgcccacaagacaagcttgtgagattggcaggggcgaaaggagggcctcccctgaagatcgaagGGACCGGGTTGGTTcatggtcacaaaggtaggctgttctgtcgccactggccCTATACACCATGTCTTTATTCTACaggacgcacactttaaacccagtgggaagccggggtgcccgaagagagattgttagagacttccaaaagtaatgggctttagagcctttaaaagtacaacaaagtctttattaaggaacaaatcttcaaacaacacttcacaGCTTTCTTatactagtctttaagagactggtaCTGACTTGGTTTAACTATACTATCTCTCCATGAGGAAGAGCCCTTTGTAATCTCTCCCAGGCCGTCCATCAcctaggcctcgctggtctgggtaaaACTGCCGATACCCAAATGTGTCTGGAAACCGAGTAACCTACCAGACGAAGCTAGAAGATGTTTTGCTGGAATTCGgaggttctgtaatgctgtcctgtggaaacttcagggctgttttcccctctggtgctgtgaggccgagaggctgtgagctctcagccagagcctttgggacctcttccttctgtttccctggaactggatggtcactggatgacccttggatggtcactggatggaccccggatggctgtttctatttccccgcaaggttttgaggaatgaaacctttcctacgggactagctgatctgcgtcctatagactggcttccttgtgtgactgactgaaaaatggccccttccctccaaaaacaacccagagaggggcgggaccagggatcctaactattattgacaggtggcttgccctatgaatgcagccaaaggaagccacctatctgcaaagtccctgcaatttaggactatgaacaaacagtgcaaaacacaaaattggagcccctggaacacccGTTCCAGAACATaggccagctgcaaaaggccaccttattgggatctgcacacattattcgccgatacatcacatagtcttagacacttgggaagtgtccgatgtgtgatccaacagccagcagagtgaccttgtttgctgtggactcatcttgttgtgtttcaaataataatcatcatcatcaacaacaactttatttgtcctatgtccctaaagggactcagggcaattttcaacatgtaaggcaaaacattcaattgctggaAAGAAACCAATTACACCAAAATAAACACATTCGATAATATAACACAACCTATAGTAGTcttacttatccaacctttgcttatccgacattccatcttatccaacACTCTAATCTGACAcccctttcctccagcatttccccttcaatttttttttttatttgtgtcaggagcgacttgagaaactgcatgtcacttctggtgtgagaagagaattggccgtctgcaaggacgttgcccaggggactcctggatgttttgatgttttaccatccttgtgggatgcttctctcatgtctctgcatgggaagctggagctgacagagggagctcatccgcgctctccccggatttgaacctctggccTGTGGGTctacagtcctgctggcacaagggtttaacccattgcaccactgggggctccccttcaattaaaggagcgcatTTCCCCAACTTTCTCACCATTCATAATGGCTtcttgaggtacggtcgcagctggcgcacaagctttaactgtgcaaaggccctcccggccacacCTGAGcatcagtgctgaatccaggaggacccccaaactgcagacttgTGTCCTTGGGGGGAGTGACCCCAATCGGcctcacgactgaccaggagaacctcttgTCTGGATCAAGCTTCAACTTGTATATTCAATTTGGTTAAAATGGTTAAAAATAGGGGATTAAATGGGATTTCATTTAACAGCATTGCGGATGTTAGAGATGCCAGGTTCATCCTCAATAACAGACTAAAATCTTTAAAACTTTTTAGTGTcatatctatttttttaaaggctgACTTCTAAAAATAATGAAGGTACAAATCTTGAATGAAAACAACTATTACAAAACACTGAACACTTACTTGTCATACAAAACGATGTCAGGGATCCATATGGAATCAGAAGGAACGCGGATAGACGTGATTCCAGCATAGTCTTTGGGGTCCCACTTCAGCTTTACATCAACCCATTCCTACAACAAGataatccttttttaaaatatcatttttcaACTGTTAACTTAGTATAAAAAACAACCTGTGATTTGTATaacacttgctgaccaaaaggtgggcgatgtgaatctggggagcggggtgagctcccgctgttagccccagccattcgaaaaaatgcaaatgttagtagatcaataggtaccactctggtgggaaggtaacggcactccatgcagtcatgctggccacataatcgtggaggtgcctacggacaatgtcagctcttcggcttagaaattgagatgagcatcagagtcccagaatcggacacga
This genomic window from Anolis sagrei isolate rAnoSag1 chromosome 9, rAnoSag1.mat, whole genome shotgun sequence contains:
- the CHRNA5 gene encoding neuronal acetylcholine receptor subunit alpha-5 isoform X2; this encodes MAGAFLLLLAFFLLLVAPSSSYWEGPDGSGGGAPSLGTSEPSFIAKSEDRLFKYLFEDYERWVRPVERLNDTIRVKFGLAISQLVDVDEKNQLMTTNVWLRQEWVDVKLKWDPKDYAGITSIRVPSDSIWIPDIVLYDNADGRFEGTSTKTVVRHDGTISWTPPANYKSSCTIDVTYFPFDLQNCSMKFGSWTYDGSQVDIILVDEEVDKRDFFDNGEWEIVAATGIRGNRTDGCCWYPFITYSFIIRRLPLFYTLFLIIPCIGLSFLTILVFYLPSYEGEKISLCTSVLVSLTVFLLVIEEIIPSSSKVIPLIGEYLVFTMIFVTLSIVITVFAINVHHRSSSTHSAMAPWVRRIFLHKLPKLLCMRSHVDRYCSPEDEEERNCSGNGSPSSRNTLEAALTSIRYITRHIAKENEVREVVEDWKFTAQVLDRVFLWTFLLVSIIGSLALFIPVIHKWASIIVPLHIGSTNK
- the CHRNA5 gene encoding neuronal acetylcholine receptor subunit alpha-5 isoform X1, yielding MAGAFLLLLAFFLLLVAPSSSYWEGPDGSGGGAPSLGTSEPSFIAKSEDRLFKYLFEDYERWVRPVERLNDTIRVKFGLAISQLVDVDEKNQLMTTNVWLRQEWVDVKLKWDPKDYAGITSIRVPSDSIWIPDIVLYDNADGRFEGTSTKTVVRHDGTISWTPPANYKSSCTIDVTYFPFDLQNCSMKFGSWTYDGSQVDIILVDEEVDKRDFFDNGEWEIVAATGIRGNRTDGCCWYPFITYSFIIRRLPLFYTLFLIIPCIGLSFLTILVFYLPSYEGEKISLCTSVLVSLTVFLLVIEEIIPSSSKVIPLIGEYLVFTMIFVTLSIVITVFAINVHHRSSSTHSAMAPWVRRIFLHKLPKLLCMRSHVDRYCSPEDEEERNCSGNGSPSSRNTLEAALTSIRYITRHIAKENEVREVCVLAVMYSDLRTWKQSRDNWVSVVEDWKFTAQVLDRVFLWTFLLVSIIGSLALFIPVIHKWASIIVPLHIGSTNK
- the CHRNA5 gene encoding neuronal acetylcholine receptor subunit alpha-5 isoform X3, which encodes MAGAFLLLLAFFLLLVAPSSSYWEGPDGSGGGAPSLGTSEPSFIAKSEDRLFKYLFEDYERWVRPVERLNDTIRVKFGLAISQLVDVDEKNQLMTTNVWLRQEWVDVKLKWDPKDYAGITSIRVPSDSIWIPDIVLYDNADGRFEGTSTKTVVRHDGTISWTPPANYKSSCTIDVTYFPFDLQNCSMKFGSWTYDGSQVDIILVDEEVDKRDFFDNGEWEIVAATGIRGNRTDGCCWYPFITYSFIIRRLPLFYTLFLIIPCIGLSFLTILVFYLPSYEGEKISLCTSVLVSLTVFLLVIEEIIPSSSKVIPLIGEYLVFTMIFVTLSIVITVFAINVHHRSSSTHSAMAPWVRRIFLHKLPKLLCMRSHVDRYCSPEDEEERNCSGNGSPSSRNTLEAALTSIRYITRHIAKENEVVEDWKFTAQVLDRVFLWTFLLVSIIGSLALFIPVIHKWASIIVPLHIGSTNK